A genome region from Flammeovirga agarivorans includes the following:
- a CDS encoding ABC transporter permease: METIHNILLSFRLAFRNIISSGLRTWLTIITLSLAFVMILFFNSLYMGWEYQGIKDQVNWEFAEGQLIHADYDKMDPFTIESGHGQYSENAHLTPVLIRQANIYPDGRMLPILLKGIASEQDVVKLPTKVLSNSKVPIPVIIGQGMAQDNHLKKGDEILMRWKDKNGTFDAQNVTIVDIFETTVPTVDANQVWIGLEKLNQLTGFHQQATYLLADKEYKHQNIEGWEYESKQELLQPFYDLIEMKKGGSSFLYGILMLIALIAIFDSQVFSVFKRQKEIGTYIALGFTKKRVTFLFTLEGTMYAFIATIVGSAVAIPLIMWLNKVGIPMTSNLEQSRKMGITIDEFIYPLLTPELFFKTIILVVLLSAVISYLPVRKISKMNTVDALKGKK, translated from the coding sequence AGGAATATCATTAGTTCAGGGTTGAGAACTTGGTTAACGATAATCACATTATCTCTGGCATTTGTCATGATCCTATTTTTCAATAGCCTATATATGGGTTGGGAATACCAAGGGATCAAGGATCAAGTGAACTGGGAGTTTGCAGAAGGACAATTGATTCATGCAGATTATGATAAAATGGATCCATTTACGATTGAGTCAGGACATGGCCAATATTCAGAAAATGCACATTTAACCCCAGTATTAATCCGTCAGGCAAATATTTACCCTGATGGTCGAATGTTACCAATTTTATTAAAGGGGATTGCGTCAGAACAGGACGTAGTTAAACTACCCACAAAGGTTTTATCCAATTCTAAGGTGCCAATTCCGGTAATTATTGGTCAAGGGATGGCCCAAGACAATCACTTGAAAAAGGGTGATGAAATCTTAATGAGGTGGAAAGATAAAAATGGAACCTTTGACGCTCAAAATGTTACTATTGTTGATATTTTCGAAACAACTGTACCAACAGTTGATGCTAACCAAGTTTGGATAGGTTTGGAGAAATTGAATCAACTAACAGGGTTTCATCAGCAGGCCACTTACCTTCTAGCAGATAAAGAATATAAACATCAAAATATAGAAGGTTGGGAATACGAATCAAAACAGGAATTACTTCAACCTTTTTATGATTTGATAGAAATGAAAAAAGGAGGTTCTTCATTTCTATATGGAATTCTCATGTTAATCGCATTAATCGCCATTTTCGATTCTCAGGTATTTTCTGTTTTTAAACGTCAGAAAGAAATTGGGACCTATATAGCTTTAGGTTTTACCAAAAAAAGAGTCACTTTCTTATTTACTCTAGAAGGCACAATGTATGCGTTTATTGCGACAATTGTCGGTTCAGCAGTGGCTATTCCATTAATTATGTGGCTGAACAAAGTCGGTATTCCTATGACTTCCAATTTGGAGCAATCAAGAAAGATGGGAATTACTATTGATGAGTTTATATACCCATTGTTAACTCCAGAGTTATTTTTCAAAACTATAATATTGGTGGTGCTTTTATCGGCTGTTATTAGCTATCTACCGGTGAGAAAAATTTCTAAAATGAATACTGTTGACGCATTAAAAGGGAAGAAATAA
- a CDS encoding ABC transporter permease, with protein sequence MFEFLFKGLIRDKSRSLLPVIVVSLGVTLSVFFIGYIEGFSTDMISQNARFGTGHVKVMTREYVKNISQRPLDLSILEADKLLEQLNDKYPEMDWVRRFSFGGILDVPDKNGITKTQGIAGGMAFNLSSSSKDLERMQIRENLVEGKMPSGSFEMLLGKGLAERMGVKLGDTITFFGATMDGSMSFQNFTYVGAVSFGMSVMDDRTFIIDTKDAEQILDMENAAQEIFGFLPIDIYDGDKIQEVKNSFNALYENDTDEYAPEMLALRDQNGLSTMLDLMNTFASIFNIFFIFAMSIVLWNTGLLGGLRRYTEFGIRIAIGESKKAIYKSLLLESVIVGVIGSIIGTVFGLLLTFYLQEVGLDISNVTSGQNSVLISNVIRAKLVSTQLWIGFIPGVMATFLGALLSGRGVFKRQTSELFNELGV encoded by the coding sequence ATGTTTGAGTTTTTATTTAAAGGTCTTATTAGAGACAAAAGTAGAAGTTTACTCCCTGTTATTGTTGTTAGCTTGGGAGTAACATTATCTGTATTCTTCATAGGTTATATTGAAGGATTTTCTACAGATATGATTAGTCAAAATGCTCGTTTTGGAACTGGTCATGTGAAAGTAATGACAAGGGAGTATGTTAAAAATATATCACAACGTCCTTTAGATTTATCAATCTTAGAAGCTGATAAGTTATTAGAACAACTGAATGATAAATACCCAGAGATGGATTGGGTAAGAAGGTTCTCCTTTGGTGGTATTCTTGATGTACCCGATAAAAATGGAATTACTAAAACACAAGGTATTGCAGGTGGAATGGCATTTAACCTATCATCTTCATCTAAAGACCTAGAAAGAATGCAGATCCGAGAGAACCTAGTCGAAGGAAAAATGCCTTCTGGTTCATTTGAAATGTTGTTGGGAAAAGGTCTGGCCGAAAGAATGGGAGTAAAGTTAGGGGATACAATTACCTTCTTCGGAGCTACTATGGATGGAAGTATGTCTTTTCAAAATTTCACATACGTGGGAGCAGTATCTTTTGGAATGTCTGTCATGGATGATAGAACTTTTATTATAGATACAAAAGATGCTGAGCAAATCTTGGATATGGAAAATGCCGCTCAGGAAATTTTCGGTTTTCTTCCCATTGATATTTATGATGGAGATAAGATACAGGAAGTAAAGAATTCATTCAATGCACTTTATGAAAATGATACTGATGAATATGCACCAGAAATGTTGGCATTGAGAGATCAGAATGGTTTAAGCACTATGTTGGACTTGATGAACACATTTGCATCAATTTTTAATATCTTCTTTATTTTCGCGATGTCTATTGTTTTATGGAACACAGGTTTATTAGGTGGCTTAAGAAGGTATACTGAATTCGGAATCCGAATCGCAATTGGAGAGTCTAAAAAAGCAATTTATAAAAGCCTTTTGTTGGAGTCTGTAATAGTTGGAGTCATAGGTTCTATCATAGGAACTGTATTCGGGTTGCTTCTTACATTTTATTTACAAGAAGTAGGTTTAGATATTTCTAATGTAACATCTGGTCAAAATAGTGTTTTGATTAGCAATGTCATTCGGGCTAAATTGGTTTCAACTCAACTTTGGATAGGTTTTATACCTGGTGTAATGGCCACTTTCCTTGGTGCTTTATTGTCAGGAAGAGGTGTTTTTAAGCGTCAAACATCAGAATTATTTAACGAATTGGGTGTTTAA